The following coding sequences are from one Triticum aestivum cultivar Chinese Spring chromosome 5A, IWGSC CS RefSeq v2.1, whole genome shotgun sequence window:
- the LOC123108466 gene encoding uncharacterized protein translates to MQSRCSIRVSSELAMEDSGSADRISSLPDDLLHLVLLRLGCARDAARTCVLSRRWPRVCAGLPKPELDVTLHYVPLDWLEGALRRVAGPGVRLLDICVALGPQDGSRVRFGPPVGPQDGSRARFVPPVVPQDGSRPRFVPPVVPQDGSTPPFVPPVGPQDRYRPRLVVDRWSPRYVAGTIVSAALRAAAALAPVELRFMLTQTRVPCLVGLPRFLRATSMELHGLDLRLQTSQAGAGFPLLERLTLSGCNVDLGVMIPNCPRLQVLTVDDFTVRSTSLQGLLVNRMKEMRGRAEACALRQLTALSSFLDGGEHSWSCSYPEVTHGLGLWGLLELGLKTSKRQGEEVLSLHMCAQDSLSFRGAERGFVAEIGKHVVTQFSTLNLHLTTMGHAFGAFVLCLLRMQRLSEIQNFNIVVSRSEVKETCPLNCPCDGPKGWRSQTFSLNLRKVKIEGFKGENHELDFLKVVLRCSPMLKSVTVKLPDQDMPRDDWCTKIYNIFGEYPYVEGNIDLISG, encoded by the exons ATGCAATCGCGTTGCAGTATTAGGGTTTCCAGCGAGCTAGCCATGGAGGACAGCGGATCAGCCGACCGCATCAGCTCCCTCCCGGACGATCTGCTCCACCTGGTCCTCCTCCGCCTCGGGTGCGCACGCGACGCCGCGCGCACCTGCGTCCTCTCCCGCCGCTGGCCCCGCGTCTGCGCCGGCCTCCCCAAGCCCGAGCTCGACGTCACCCTCCACTACGTCCCGCTCGACTGGCTCGAGGGAGCGCTTCGCCGCGTCGCCGGCCCCGGGGTGCGCCTCCTCGACATCTGCGTCGCCCTCGGGCCGCAAGACGGCAGCAGGGTGCGATTCGGCCCCCCAGTCGGGCCGCAAGACGGCAGCAGGGCGCGGTTCGTGCCGCCCGTAGTGCCGCAAGACGGCAGCAGGCCACGGTTCGTCCCACCCGTCGTGCCGCAAGACGGTAGCACGCCGCCGTTCGTCCCACCCGTCGGGCCGCAAGACCGCTACAGGCCACGTTTGGTCGTCGACCGTTGGTCGCCACGGTACGTTGCTGGCACCATCGTCTCAGCGGCGCTGCGCGCCGCCGCAGCGCTCGCGCCGGTGGAGCTCCGCTTCATGCTCACGCAGACGCGGGTCCCTTGTCTCGTAGGGCTGCCCCGCTTTCTCCGCGCCACCTCGATGGAGCTGCACGGGCTGGACCTCCGCTTGCAAACCTCACAGGCCGGCGCCGGGTTCCCGTTGCTCGAGAGGCTGACCCTCTCCGGCTGCAACGTCGACCTCGGGGTCATGATCCCCAACTGCCCGCGCCTGCAGGTGCTCACGGTGGACGACTTCACCGTCCGCTCGACGTCGCTGCAAGGGCTCCTCGTGAACCGTATGAAGGAGATGAGAGGCCGCGCAGAGGCATGCGCGCTTAGGCAATTGACGGCGTTGTCCTCCTTCCTGGACGGCGGCGAGCATAGCTGGTCCTGCTCGTATCCCGAGGTGACTCATGGGCTTGGTCTTTGGGGCCTCTTGGAGCTGGGCTTGAAGACATCAAAGAGACAAGGAGAGGAGGTCTTGTCCCTGCACATGTGTGCCCAA GATTCATTGAGTTTTCGAGGTGCAGAGCGCGGATTTGTGGCAGAGATAGGTAAACATGTGGTCACCCAATTCTCTACTTTGAATCTGCATCTCACAACAATGGGGCATGCATTTGGAGCATTTGTGTTGTGTCTCCTTCGCATGCAGCGTCTTAGCGAGATACAAAACTTTAACATCGTTGTATCGAGATCTGAG GTGAAAGAAACATGCCCACTAAATTGTCCTTGTGATGGCCCAAAGGGCTGGAGATCCCAAACTTTCTCCTTGAATCTTCGAAAAGTGAAAATTGAAGGCTTCAAAGGGGAGAATCATGAGTTAGATTTCTTGAAAGTGGTACTTAGATGCTCGCCAATGCTTAAAAGTGTGACTGTGAAGCTGCCAGATCAGGACATGCCCAGAGATGATTGGTGCACAAAAATATACAATATTTTTGGAGAGTATCCATATGTGGAAGGCAACATTGATCTTATCTCTGGTTAG